A stretch of DNA from Caldalkalibacillus uzonensis:
GAATATTATGAATCTTTCCTTGGGCAATACACTGAACAATCCTGACTGGGCGACCAGCATTGCCCTTGACTGGGCCATGGCCGAAGGAGTAGTTGCAGTCACTTCTAACGGCAACAGCGGCCCCAACAATTGGACTGTGGGCTCACCGGGAACTTCCCGCCAGGCCATTTCGGTCGGGGCTACGCGCCTGCCACACAACGCCTATGCCGCTGAGCTGTTTACCTCTGCAGAAGTGAATTATCCCAGTGCCAAAGTGATGGGGTTTAGCGATGAGGAAGCCTTGCTCGCTCTGCATGGACAAGCCTATGAATTTGCCGATGTAGGCTTGGGGCGTGTCCAGGACTTTGAAGGCAAAGATGTAGCAGGAAAGATCGCGCTGATCAAACGTGGAGAGATTCCGTTTGTGGATAAGGCCCAACATGCGAAGAATGCCGGTGCCGTGGGTGTCATTATTTACAATCATGTGCCTGGGGAAATCCCTATTGATATTCCCGGTATGGCCGTAACTACCGTTAAATTAAGTCTGGAAGACGGTCAGAAAATGTTAAGTGAGTTGGGAGAAGGAAATAATACCGTTCAGTTTTCAATTGAATTCGTGAAAACCGTGGGTGAAACCGTGGCTGATTTTTCCTCCCGGGGACCGGTCATGGACACGTGGATGATTAAACCTGATGTATCGGCGCCAGGGGTGAATATTTTGAGTACCATTCCAACCCATAATTCCGAAGACCCCCATGGTTATGCCGCTCTGCAGGGAACAAGCATGGCCAGCCCCCATGTGGCGGGAGCCGCTGCTCTTTTACTTGAGAAGCATCCGGACTGGACAGTTGAAGAGGTGAAGGCGGCTCTGATGAATACAGCTGAGGAGCTGTTTGCCCCTAACGGTACACGCTACCCGTACAATACACAAGGAGCAGGCAGCATACGGGTGTGGGATGCCATTCAAACCGAAGCCTTGCTCTTGCCTGGCAGCCACTCGTTTGGCGTGGTTTATAGGGAAGATAAAAGAGAAGTGAAGCGGACCCGCATCCAGATCCAAAATCTAACTGATAAAACAACACGGTATGAAGTAGAAGCCGCTTTTGCGGGGAATCCGGAAGGCTTAAAGGTCCGCACCTCCCGCAACCTGAACGTGAGGTCCAATGGGTCCCAAACCGTTCAGGTCATCGTGGAGGCCGACCCGGCTAAGCTAAAGGCAGGCTACTATGAGGGGGCCATTACCCTTAGAAACAGCGGACAGGAGCTTGTGGTGCCAACCATCCTCTTTGTTCAGGAGCCTGATTATCCGCGGATTACCCACTTCTATTTCGAGGGGGACAGGGAAGAGGGATATAACTTAACCGTCTATCTCCCCGGCGGGGCAGAGGAACTGACCTTCCTTGTCTACGAATGGACGGGTTCTGCGGCAGGTGATTATATGGGCCATATCGGAACATACACGGATGTGCCCAAGGCGTTTAGCGACTACAGCTGGGATGGTACGATTGCCGGACAACAGCTGGAGAGTGGACAGTATGCTCTTTTTGCTCTGGCGACCAAAGCCGGCCAAACAACCCAGCTCGGATTGCTTGCCGAGTTAAAGTAAGGATAAAAAAAGCCCCTGTATCAACAGGGGCTGGCATGAGTTTTGACGTGGGTAGACTCAATAAAGACGACCTCCGGGTCGACAAAGCCATGCTCTACAGCTTCTTTCAGGATGCGATTCTCCTTCAAATATAATACTATATCATTTATTTAACAAAACAGCCTGTAGACCTTCCGTACCTTCGGTACTTTTGTCTACAAGCTGTTTTTTTACTAGATTTTTTTGTTTTTTAGTTTTGAATCAGGAACAGAGTAAGGATCTGTTGGTTTTTGGTGTTTAGGATGATTTTTTTCATCTTCATGTTTGATTTATGAGATTCTACTTCTTTTTTTTTTTTGTCATGTTTTTCATCGTCATGTCTATGTGCTTCATTATTCTTGCCTTTCTGTTTATCTCCGTGTTTGTGATCAGAAGACATTTCTTCATGTTTATTTTTTTCAGCCTTTCTATTCTGTTGATTATCATCGTTTTTTAATTCTTTTGAAACGTCTATATCAGATTCTTCTTTCCATTTTCTTTCATCATCCTTCTTTTGTTCCTTTTTTTGATCTCCTTTTTCTGTTATAGATTCATCTTCTTTTCTTTTCTGTTTAGGTCCCAAACTAACATTTCTAATATGAAATGTGGAAATGCGGTATACTTCTTGGTTATATATAAGAGTTAAATGATCGTCAGAATTATCAACAAGTACACCCTCTATACTTTCCTGGCCTCCACTATTAATTTGCACCCAACAATGTTTCATATTTTGAAGTAATGTTGAAAAGTTTTCGCCATCTATATAACCAGGATAGTCTTTATAAGTTTGGATAGAGATCTCTTTATTTTCACTAATACTCTTGATATAATGAATTTCATAATATACAACCTTATTCTCACCTGTATGAATGACTATATAATCCGATTTGACTTCTAAGAGTCTGCCTTGTCTGGATTCAGGTCCTCCTCGGTCGATACGTATGCAGCGATATTTCATATTCTGCAGAAGGGTATGAAAATCTTCTGCTTCTTCATATTGGGTGATCTTATCAATTGATGGTTTATTAACAAAGTTAGCAATATCTTTTGAATCCTCTATACAACTTTTCAGGTGATGTAATCTGTAGAATATAATTTCATTATCTGCAGTAGATAAAACTAAATAGTCTGATTTTACATCTAATAACCGGCCGTACTTTGATTCAGGCCCACCTTTAAACAAACGGATGATTCTTCCTTTTAAGGGCTCCAAATAAGTTATGTTATTGTTCTCATTCATTGAGCTTTTCCCCCTTCCATTTGTAGATGATGTACAGGTTATAATATGTATCACTTATCTACATCGTTTTCAGCATTAGCCTTTTATTTTATAAAATTAACTTTTGTCCATACAATAAAAAAGACAATAAAAAAGCCCCTGTATCAACAGGGGCCTTACCATGGAGGAACGCGAGTCTTAATGGAGGATAGCGTCACCTTAATGGGATCACTCCTTGATTAGCAGAAGGGTCTGGTAACGGGCACGAAACAGAAACAGCCTACAATGATCAGCAAAATGAACAAGACAACGATCAAGGTAAATGGAGAAGCAAAGGGACTAACAGGAGCAGACATACTATAACCTCCTTGTGAAGTTTGAGCGCGCTCTTTATTACAGTATGCGCCAGACCGCCCTGTGGCATGGACAGGTGTACCGGGGCAAATGCGGAGTTTAGTATGTTTGTTGCGAAATAGATCGTCACGATACAGAAATCACAAATTCCCTTGCCATCCCTTATAGCAGGGAATGACGAGGGGAATGCTTGTTTCCGTTCGTTATTTTACCTTGACTGATCTTGTCCTTTTCTCAGACAGCATCCATTCTCTCTTTCTTCTCTTCCTCGCGCATTTGCTTCAAGAAACGGTTGGTTTCAGCGACGACAACCCCAGACAGGCCAATTAGGCCAATCAGGTTGGGAGCAGCCATTAAACCATTCATTATATCAGCGATACCCCACACCAGATCAAGGCTCATGACAGCTCCGAAAAAGACGGCAACGACGTAAACCACGCGGTATAGGGGCACGGCTTTTGTCCCAAACAGATAGGAAAAACATTTTTCACCATAATAGGACCAGCCCAGAATAGTGGAATAGGCGAAGAAAATTAAACCAACAGCTACAATGAATGCTCCTGAGGTACCCAGGAAGCTTTCAAAAGTCATAGATGTCAGTGTCGCTCCGCTGTCTTCTCCTGTGTACAATCCACCCATCACCAGCACAATGCCTGTGATGGAACACACGATAATAGTGTCCAAAAAGACTTGTGTCATGGAGACGAGAGCTTGACGTCCAGGATAGTCGGTTTTCGCTGCTGCAGCTGCAATAGGCGCTGAACCCAGACCGGCTTCATTAGAGAAGACCCCGCGGGCTACCCCGTACCGGATTACGGCACCTAAGGCTCCGCCTGCTACGGCTTCTCCGGTAAAGGCATCGGTGAAAATCAAGGCAATAGCTGAAGGGACCAGATTAATATTCATAACCATAATGATTAAGCCGCCAATGATGTAAAACAGCGCCATAATGGGCACAAAAAAGGCGGTGACACGGCCAATACTTTTAATGCCTCCCAAAATGACCAATGCAGTTAAAATGGTTAAAATAATACCAGTGACCCACAATGGAACACCAAAGGTGGAATGGGCCGCATCAGCAACTGAGTTGGATTGGACCGTGTTACCAATCCCGAAAGCAGCGATAGAGCCGAAAATGGCAAAGAGAACAGCAAGCCATTTCCAGCCTAAGCCTTTTTCTATGTAATACATTGGACCACCAGACATTTCGCCATTAGGTTCCTGAACACGGTACTTAACCGCCAAAATCGCTTCGGCATACTTTGTAGCCATACCAAACAAGGCAATGAACCACATCCAGAACACCGCACCAGGTCCCCCCATAAAAACGGCTGTGGCCACACCGGCGATATTACCGGTCCCAATGGTCGCTGCCAAAGCAGTGGTCAGAGCCTGATAGTGGGAGATGTCTCCCGGAGACTTTTTGTCCTGGTATTTCTTGCTGAAAGCAAGTTTCAGAGCATAGGGAAGAGTGGAAAATTGCAGAAAACTTAAGCGAAGCGTCAAATAAATTCCTGTTCCTGATAATAAAATCAATAAAGGCCAGCCCCACACATAGCCACTGATCATGTCAATCACTTTTTGAAACTCTTCCATGACAAAACCTCCTTGTATATTATGTTTTAGCCTTCATTTGAAGGTCTTTC
This window harbors:
- a CDS encoding S8 family serine peptidase translates to MKKLVQHGVVCFLIISVILSSFGMSAAASQSGQASPATLASLYADIDLSSPVPTTVIVELEEESIVEAKHKGKKQSKERLAKVRGQVIKELQANVPDAKVNREYDFLFSGFSVELLAKSIPELLATAGVKAVYPNVEYKVDAARTGVVQAEEVSPEMNESAPYIGANQVWEELGVTGKGVTVAIIDTGVDYTHPDLAHAFGDYKGWDFVDNDDDPQETPPGDPRGGVTNHGTHVAGTVAANGQIKGVAPDAKLLAYRVLGPGGSGTTENVVAGIEQAVQDGANIMNLSLGNTLNNPDWATSIALDWAMAEGVVAVTSNGNSGPNNWTVGSPGTSRQAISVGATRLPHNAYAAELFTSAEVNYPSAKVMGFSDEEALLALHGQAYEFADVGLGRVQDFEGKDVAGKIALIKRGEIPFVDKAQHAKNAGAVGVIIYNHVPGEIPIDIPGMAVTTVKLSLEDGQKMLSELGEGNNTVQFSIEFVKTVGETVADFSSRGPVMDTWMIKPDVSAPGVNILSTIPTHNSEDPHGYAALQGTSMASPHVAGAAALLLEKHPDWTVEEVKAALMNTAEELFAPNGTRYPYNTQGAGSIRVWDAIQTEALLLPGSHSFGVVYREDKREVKRTRIQIQNLTDKTTRYEVEAAFAGNPEGLKVRTSRNLNVRSNGSQTVQVIVEADPAKLKAGYYEGAITLRNSGQELVVPTILFVQEPDYPRITHFYFEGDREEGYNLTVYLPGGAEELTFLVYEWTGSAAGDYMGHIGTYTDVPKAFSDYSWDGTIAGQQLESGQYALFALATKAGQTTQLGLLAELK
- a CDS encoding alanine/glycine:cation symporter family protein, with protein sequence MEEFQKVIDMISGYVWGWPLLILLSGTGIYLTLRLSFLQFSTLPYALKLAFSKKYQDKKSPGDISHYQALTTALAATIGTGNIAGVATAVFMGGPGAVFWMWFIALFGMATKYAEAILAVKYRVQEPNGEMSGGPMYYIEKGLGWKWLAVLFAIFGSIAAFGIGNTVQSNSVADAAHSTFGVPLWVTGIILTILTALVILGGIKSIGRVTAFFVPIMALFYIIGGLIIMVMNINLVPSAIALIFTDAFTGEAVAGGALGAVIRYGVARGVFSNEAGLGSAPIAAAAAKTDYPGRQALVSMTQVFLDTIIVCSITGIVLVMGGLYTGEDSGATLTSMTFESFLGTSGAFIVAVGLIFFAYSTILGWSYYGEKCFSYLFGTKAVPLYRVVYVVAVFFGAVMSLDLVWGIADIMNGLMAAPNLIGLIGLSGVVVAETNRFLKQMREEEKKERMDAV
- a CDS encoding YjcZ family sporulation protein; amino-acid sequence: MSAPVSPFASPFTLIVVLFILLIIVGCFCFVPVTRPFC